The genomic region ATGCGGGTGCCGGGGACCACTTCCTTCGGCGCCTGGATGTAGGCGGTGAGGGTTTCGCGGGTCCAGACGACGCCTGATGATTTCATGGCGGACGAGTACTGGTAGTCCGTCGTGCTGCCCGCCGGGCGCCCGAAAATCGCATTGAGCTGCGGGCCGAAAGAACCCCGCGCCGAACTCCCCACTTGATGGCAGCCGCCGCAGATTCGCGTGAACAGTTTCTCACCTGCCTCAGCATCGCCGGCCGCGGCTGCTTGCGTGCTGAATAACCCGGTATTGAGCATCAAGGCGAAGGTGAGTACGGCGGCGTTTTTCATGTTCGGCTCCAAATCAGGTGTTGCGGACAACCAAAGCGGGCGGCTATTTCATCACGACTGGCTGCTACACCGAAGCCTTGAAGCTAATCTATAACTCTCTTTGCTCCTTTAACGCCGCTGCAGGAGGGCCAGAATGAAACCCATCGAACTGGCGCTGGCTCCCCATGATGATAATTAGAGTGCAAACGATGTCCGTCATACCTGTTCAAAATCTTCCAGTCATTTTGGTCGCGGCTCAACCCGCCGACCTGGACAATCTTGTGGCCATTCGAATTGAGGCCATGCGCGAAAGTCTTGAACGGATTGGGCGATTTGATCCGGTACGTGCACGTGAGCGTTTTCTCAACGGTTTTGATTGCCGCAACACGCATCACATTGAACTGGCCGGTGAGCGAGTCGGTTTTATTGTGGTCAAGCCTCACCTGAATGAATTGCTGCTTGACCACTTGTATGTGCGATCGAATGCTCAGGGAACAGGTATAGGCTCTGCTGTCCTCAAACAGATTTTCAAAGAAGCGGATGCCGCCGCGCTCCCTCTCAGGGTGGGCGCGCTCAAAGAGAGCGCTTCGAATCGGTTTTACATCCGTCATGGCTTCCAATTCGTCGAAAGCGGCGAGTTCGACCATTACTATGTTCGTCCGAGCGCTGCGCCTTGACCCAGTTTTTTTACACCGCCTCGATCAGGAGCGGATGTCACTCAACCTCCACTCGCTTGAAACTTCTTCCGGTAAGCCGCCGGTAGCAGGCCCACGCGCTGCCGAAAAAGCCGGCGAAACGAGTTGCCATCCTCATAACCCACTTTGTAAGTGATGCTGTCCAGAGTCATTCGTGTGGATTCGAGCAGCTGCTTTGCCTTTTCCAGACGCAGCGTTTGCAGGTAGGTCAGCGGCGTGTAACCGGTGGCTTCCTTGAAACGCCTTTTGAAGTTCCTGACGCCGAATCCGAATCGCTCGGCCATGTCATTGATCAGCAGCGGTTGATGGAAGTGATCTTCCAGCCACGCTTGAACCCGCAAGATTTCGCCATCCCCATGGTTCTTCGGCATCGACCACATGACATAGACCGATTGCTCGCTGCGTACGTTGTCGGCCAGCAAGTATTTGCCGCACTTCTGCGCCAGCTCCAGTGAAGCGAAGCGGCGGATCAGATGCAGCAACAGATCCATGGCAGCCGTCGCGCCACCGCAGGTGATCACGCGATTGTCTTCACAGAGGATCTGCGCCTCTTCCAGACAGGCTTCTGAATACCGGCGCCGAAAAAAATCGGCGAAGGCCCAGTGCGTGGTGGCACGAATGCCGTCCAGCATTCCCGCTTCGGCGAGCATGAACGCCGCCGTACACATGGAAGCCACGACGGCACCTTGGGCGTGCTGTTGACGCAGCCACGGCCCATAACCGGGAAATGCCGGCAAGGCGTCCTTCAATGTGAAGAGAAACCCCGGGATCACCACCAGATCGGTTCGGGGGATGTCGACGATGGATCGTTCCACGCGCAGCGTTTGCCCTCCCCATGCGGCGACATTGGCGCCATCCAGTGAGGCGGCAACCACCTCAAACGGCGCGCTGGTGGTATCGGCGAACAGGTTGGCGGCACTGAGCACCTCCAACGCCAGGGTGGCGCTGGCGGCGGAGCATTGATCAGCCAGTAGCAGGGTGACGTGCATGAATGATCCGGATTGCGCTTTTCGCATGAAAAAAGTCATTTGTGCACCTACCTTATCTGATTTCTCCCCCCTAAAGTGCACCGGTCATTCAATCCTCGGCGTACTTATGAATCTCTGGTTCCGACTTCTCCTCATGCTGTTCCGTCGCCCGTGGCGCAAACCGGTTGACGGCCTGGCCACCACCGTCATCCGCCTGCGCGTCTGGCCGCTCGACCTCGACCTCAACCGGCACGTCACCAATGGCCGCTATTTCACCCTGGCCGACATAGGTCGCATGGATTTTGTGCTACGCAGCGGCGCCTTTCGAGTAGCCTTGCGCAACAAGGCCGTGCCGATCGTTGGCGATACCTGGGGCAAGTTTCGTCGTGAGCTGAAGCTGTTCGAATCGTTCGAGATTCATACCCGCATACTCGGCTGGGACGATAAATGGAGCTTTATGGAACACCGCTTCGTGAGCAAAGGACGAGTGATTGGCGTCGTCATCATGCGGGGTCTGTTCCGCTCGGCCAAAGGCACGGTTGCACCGGTCGAGTTCGTCCGCGAGTTGGGATTGGCCGAACAGTCACCCGAGATGTCGATGTGGCTGACGGCCTGGTCGCAAAGCTGCGACGACATGAGCCGTCAGCTGCGAGGGGAAGAAGGCCTGGTTGCCCAAGCGCCCCTCTGATCAAACGCAATCCCTTGTAGGAGCGAGCGATGCGGCGACCCGACTTGCCCGCGAAAAGGCCATCACCTTCAACATCAATATCGCCTGCCAGACCGCTATCGCGGGCAAGCCCGCTCCCACAGGTTCCGCGCCTGACTGACTGGCATTGCGCTTCAGGGTTTGTTTCTAACAGTTGCACCTGTCGGCGCGAGTGCGCAGCCTGATCGACTTTCTGGGCGAGCGCTTCAAGCACATCGATCATCTGGAAGAACCGCAATCTGTGCTCGACTGAACAGAGCTACGACAGATTGAGCGCCACGGCGGCGCGAATCAGCGCCTTCAAGGCTGTCTCATCAATGCTGTCGCCCTCATGAATATCGATGGCGCGCCGGGTGTTGCCATCAAGGCTGGCGTTGAACAGTCCTGAAGGGTCTTCCAGCGAGGCGCCTTTGGCGAACGTCATCTTTACGGCATTCTTGTACGTCTCGCCGGTGCAGAGGATGCCGGCATGGGACCACACCGGAACGCCCCGCCACTTCAGTTCCTCGACCACGTCGGGGTCGGCCTGCTTGATGAGCGTTCGAACCCGGGCGAGCGTCTCGCCCCGCCAATCATCCAGCGCCTTGATTTTCGCCTCGATCAGCGCAGAGGCAGAGCTTTGCCCCTCAGTTTCCGTTGAACCGGCCGTCCCCTTGCTCATGGTGGTTATCCCTCCTCATGATGATTGTCGTTCACCCGCCTCTTGAGTATCGCTGACTGGACTACAACGCAGGGCGTTGCAGTTTGACCC from Pseudomonas sp. GGS8 harbors:
- a CDS encoding cytochrome c family protein, with translation MKNAAVLTFALMLNTGLFSTQAAAAGDAEAGEKLFTRICGGCHQVGSSARGSFGPQLNAIFGRPAGSTTDYQYSSAMKSSGVVWTRETLTAYIQAPKEVVPGTRMIFWGLSDPEKIENLLAYLQTFQPQ
- a CDS encoding DUF1801 domain-containing protein, giving the protein MSKGTAGSTETEGQSSASALIEAKIKALDDWRGETLARVRTLIKQADPDVVEELKWRGVPVWSHAGILCTGETYKNAVKMTFAKGASLEDPSGLFNASLDGNTRRAIDIHEGDSIDETALKALIRAAVALNLS
- a CDS encoding GNAT family N-acetyltransferase; translated protein: MSVIPVQNLPVILVAAQPADLDNLVAIRIEAMRESLERIGRFDPVRARERFLNGFDCRNTHHIELAGERVGFIVVKPHLNELLLDHLYVRSNAQGTGIGSAVLKQIFKEADAAALPLRVGALKESASNRFYIRHGFQFVESGEFDHYYVRPSAAP
- a CDS encoding thioesterase family protein encodes the protein MNLWFRLLLMLFRRPWRKPVDGLATTVIRLRVWPLDLDLNRHVTNGRYFTLADIGRMDFVLRSGAFRVALRNKAVPIVGDTWGKFRRELKLFESFEIHTRILGWDDKWSFMEHRFVSKGRVIGVVIMRGLFRSAKGTVAPVEFVRELGLAEQSPEMSMWLTAWSQSCDDMSRQLRGEEGLVAQAPL
- a CDS encoding GlxA family transcriptional regulator produces the protein MHVTLLLADQCSAASATLALEVLSAANLFADTTSAPFEVVAASLDGANVAAWGGQTLRVERSIVDIPRTDLVVIPGFLFTLKDALPAFPGYGPWLRQQHAQGAVVASMCTAAFMLAEAGMLDGIRATTHWAFADFFRRRYSEACLEEAQILCEDNRVITCGGATAAMDLLLHLIRRFASLELAQKCGKYLLADNVRSEQSVYVMWSMPKNHGDGEILRVQAWLEDHFHQPLLINDMAERFGFGVRNFKRRFKEATGYTPLTYLQTLRLEKAKQLLESTRMTLDSITYKVGYEDGNSFRRLFRQRVGLLPAAYRKKFQASGG